The sequence CCCGCGTTGGCCGGGGCGGCCGGCACCAGCAGCGTCGCGGTGACGACGAGCGCCATCGCGAGCAGTATTCGTCGGACAAGACTCATGTTTACCTCCTACGACAGGAATCGATGCGGGCTCATCCTTTCGGGAAACGCGAGGAGGATTCTGGATCGGTCCGGAACCCGACTTCCTCAGCGCTCGTCGGGCACGCCGGCCAGTGCGTGGGTGCGGGCGTGTGCGATGGCGGACGGGGTGTCGGGGAAGACCAGGCCCTCGCGGCGCAGTTGGTCGGCCACGCCGAGGGTGTCGAGCACCTGGTCGTGGCCGGGCACCAGGCCGGAGAGCAGCACGGTGATGCCGCGTCCCCGCAGCCGCCGGATGGCGTCGCCGAGGACCTGTGCGCCGGTGGCGTCGATGGTGGAGACCCGGGACATCCGCAGGATGACCACCCGTACGTCGGCGACGTCGGAGAGCCGGAGCAGGAAGTTGTGCGCGGCGGCGAAGAAGAGTGGCCCGTCGAGCCGGTAGGCCACGATGTGCTCGGCGAGCAGGGCCCGTTCCTCTGCGGTGTGCTCGCCGGGGTCGAGCGGGACCTGTTCCAGCTTCGCGGTGCGGGCCACCGCACGCAGGGCCACGACGATGGCCACCCCGACGCCGACGGCCACGGCGGTGACCAGGTCCCAGATCACGGTGACGGCGAAGGTGAGGACGAGGACCAGCGCGTCGCCCCGGGTGGCGCGGGCCAGCGCCCAGAGCGACGCGGCCTCGACCATGCGTACGGTGGTGGCGAGCAGCACACCGGCCAGGGCGGCGAGCGGGATCCGGCCGACCAGCGGCGCGGCGACCAACACGATCCCGGCCAGCGCCACCGCGTGGGTCAGCGCCGCCAGCTTCGACGCCGCGCCGGCCCGGACGTTGACGGCGGTACGCGCGATGGCCGCGGTGGCCGGGATACCGCCGAAGAGCGGGGACGCCAGGTTGGCCAGCCCTTGGCCGAACAGTTCCCGATCCGGGTCGTGCCGCTGACCGACGGTCATCCCGTCGGCGACGGTGGCCGAGAGCAGGCTCTCCAGCGCGGCCAGCGCCGCCACGGCGAGCGCGGCGGGCAGCACCATACCCACCGCGCCGAGGTCGAGGTCGAGGAAGTCCAGCGATGGTGCGGGCAGCCCCTGCGGCAGCGCGCCGATCCGGACCAGGTTGACCGGCACGAGTTGCGCGAGCAGCGTGGCGGCGACGACCGCGAGCAGCGAGAACGGTAGCCCCGGACGCCAGCGGGCACCGAGCAGCATCACCGCCGCCACGCCCAGGGCCACCGCGAGGGCGGCCGGTTGGGGATGTCGGACGAAGCGGTTGATCGCGTCGGCGGCCACCGCCCAGACGCGGTCGCCGTGCGCGTCGGTGACGCCGAGCGCGGCGGGCACCTGTTGCAGGGCGATGACCACGGCGATGCCGGCGGTGAAGCCCTCGATCACCGGCACCGGCAGGTACCGGACGTATCGGCCGAGGCGGGCGAGGGCCAGGGCGATCAGGATCAGCCCGGCCAGCGCGCCGACCATGAGCACCCCGGTCGGGCCGAACTGTGCCACGACCGGCACCAGCACCACGGTCATCGCCCCGGTCGGGCCGGAGACCTGGAGGTTCGAGCCGCCGAAGACGGCCGCCACCGCGCCGGCGACCACGGCGGTGATCAGCCCGGCCTCCGCGCCGAGCCCGGAGGTGACCCCGAAGGCGAGGGCCAGTGGCAGCGCGACGATGGCCACGGTGAGCCCGGCGACGAGATCCCGGCGGGGTGAGCGGCGTACCGCCTGCCAGTCAGCGCGGCTCGGCAACAGATCACCGAAGCGGCGCCACGCCGTGGACGCGGCCGGTCCGGGGCCGCCGGTGAGACTGGCCTGGGTGGCGCTCACCGCTCCGGTCCGCCGGCACGCAGCTCGTCGAGCAGGGCGTCCCGGTCGGTGAGCACCGCGCCGAGGATCCGCCGGCCGGCGGCCAGCAGGTCGGCGACGTCGGGGGTACTGAGGGTGTACGTCACCAGGGAACCATCGCGGTACGAGGTGACCATGCCGGCCCGGCGCAGCACGGCCAGCTGCTGGGAGAGGTTCGACGCCTCCACGTCGATGGCGGCGAGCAGGTCACGTACCGGTTTGGGACCGTCCTGGAGCAGCTCCAGCACCCGGATGCGGACGGGGTGGCCGAGCGTGCGGAACAGTTCGGCCTTCGCCTGGTACAGCGGCACGGACACGCCCGCTCCTCCGTCCTGCGCCGCCAGCCCGGCGGCATGCGCTGAAGACTTTAGCACTTGCACAATTCTTCAATTGGCAGGCGGTGAACAGCTCCGCACCGGTCAGTCGTTCTGCATCCACACCAGCGAGAAACGCTGGGCGTGGATCACCCTGCGGCGGTACGCCCCGAACGTTCGACGTCACCGTCTGGTGATCCGCCCGCCCGGGATCAGCGGTCGTTGACGCAGCGGAGCACGGGGCGGGTGGTGAGGGCGGTCGGGTCGAGCGGCGTGCCGGCGTGGACGGTGAAGGTCGTCGACTCGCCGGGCAGCAGGGTCACCAGCGCCTCGTCGACCTCGGCGGACGGGTCCAGCCGGTCCGGATAGAGGGTCAGGTCGCGCAGGATGGTGCGGGCGGTCACCCGGACCCGCTGGCCGCCGCGGGCCGGCTCCACCGTCGCGTCGAAGGCCGCGACCGG is a genomic window of Micromonospora tarapacensis containing:
- a CDS encoding SulP family inorganic anion transporter, which produces MSATQASLTGGPGPAASTAWRRFGDLLPSRADWQAVRRSPRRDLVAGLTVAIVALPLALAFGVTSGLGAEAGLITAVVAGAVAAVFGGSNLQVSGPTGAMTVVLVPVVAQFGPTGVLMVGALAGLILIALALARLGRYVRYLPVPVIEGFTAGIAVVIALQQVPAALGVTDAHGDRVWAVAADAINRFVRHPQPAALAVALGVAAVMLLGARWRPGLPFSLLAVVAATLLAQLVPVNLVRIGALPQGLPAPSLDFLDLDLGAVGMVLPAALAVAALAALESLLSATVADGMTVGQRHDPDRELFGQGLANLASPLFGGIPATAAIARTAVNVRAGAASKLAALTHAVALAGIVLVAAPLVGRIPLAALAGVLLATTVRMVEAASLWALARATRGDALVLVLTFAVTVIWDLVTAVAVGVGVAIVVALRAVARTAKLEQVPLDPGEHTAEERALLAEHIVAYRLDGPLFFAAAHNFLLRLSDVADVRVVILRMSRVSTIDATGAQVLGDAIRRLRGRGITVLLSGLVPGHDQVLDTLGVADQLRREGLVFPDTPSAIAHARTHALAGVPDER
- a CDS encoding ArsR/SmtB family transcription factor; the protein is MSVPLYQAKAELFRTLGHPVRIRVLELLQDGPKPVRDLLAAIDVEASNLSQQLAVLRRAGMVTSYRDGSLVTYTLSTPDVADLLAAGRRILGAVLTDRDALLDELRAGGPER